A window of the Phycicoccus sp. M110.8 genome harbors these coding sequences:
- a CDS encoding purine-cytosine permease family protein codes for MSTDTRERTRRLGVETTGIEIIDEAERTARPRDLFWPWFAANVSVFGISYAAFALAFGISFWQGVLVSVVGIVVSFLLCGVIAIAGKRGSAPTMVLSRAAFGVTGQKVPGVISWLTSIGWETFLAITATLATATIFRELGWGGGTGTKVVAALVTAALIVLASVAGYHVIMRLQSWLTWITGVVTVLYVAMTVDHISWSTVTAIPAGSTQSVIGALVLLMTGFGLGWINIAADWSRYQRRDASGSSIVAWNTVGGALAPVLLVLYGLLLAGSDPKLRDGISADPVGTLATILPTWVLVPFLVAAILALVSGAVLGIYSSGLTLLSLGVRIPRPSAALVDGVILTLGTIWVVFFAQDFLGPFQSFLITLGVPLAAWAGIMIGDIWLRRRDYDEEALFDPRGRYGAWDWTSIGLTVVASVLGWGLVVNTFAKDASWNNWQGYLLGPLGLGGRDGAWAYANLGVLLALVIGLVGTLALRRGTVRRQEGRA; via the coding sequence ATGAGCACAGACACGCGGGAGCGCACCCGCCGTCTCGGGGTCGAGACCACCGGCATCGAGATCATCGACGAAGCCGAGCGGACCGCTCGACCCCGAGACCTGTTCTGGCCGTGGTTCGCGGCCAACGTGTCCGTGTTCGGGATCAGCTACGCCGCGTTCGCCCTGGCGTTCGGGATCTCGTTCTGGCAGGGCGTGCTCGTCTCGGTCGTCGGCATCGTCGTGTCCTTCCTGCTGTGCGGCGTCATCGCGATCGCCGGCAAGCGCGGGTCGGCCCCGACGATGGTGCTCTCCCGCGCGGCGTTCGGCGTCACCGGGCAGAAGGTGCCGGGCGTCATCTCGTGGCTCACCTCGATCGGCTGGGAGACCTTCCTCGCCATCACGGCGACGCTGGCGACCGCGACGATCTTCCGCGAGCTCGGCTGGGGCGGCGGCACCGGCACCAAGGTGGTGGCCGCGCTCGTCACGGCCGCACTGATCGTGCTCGCGTCCGTGGCGGGCTACCACGTCATCATGCGGCTGCAGTCGTGGCTGACCTGGATCACCGGCGTGGTGACGGTCCTCTACGTCGCGATGACGGTGGACCACATCAGCTGGTCGACCGTCACGGCGATCCCGGCCGGCTCCACCCAGTCGGTCATCGGCGCGCTCGTGCTGCTCATGACCGGCTTCGGCCTGGGCTGGATCAACATCGCCGCGGACTGGTCCCGCTACCAGCGCCGTGACGCCTCCGGCTCCTCGATCGTCGCCTGGAACACGGTGGGCGGGGCGCTGGCGCCGGTCCTGCTCGTCCTCTACGGCCTGCTCCTCGCCGGCTCGGACCCCAAGCTGCGCGACGGCATCTCCGCCGACCCGGTCGGCACGCTCGCCACGATCCTGCCGACCTGGGTCCTCGTGCCGTTCCTCGTCGCCGCGATCCTCGCGCTGGTCAGCGGCGCGGTGCTGGGCATCTACTCCAGCGGCCTGACGCTGCTCTCGCTCGGCGTGCGCATCCCCCGCCCGAGCGCGGCGCTCGTCGACGGCGTCATCCTCACCCTCGGCACCATCTGGGTCGTCTTCTTCGCCCAGGACTTCCTCGGCCCGTTCCAGTCGTTCCTCATCACCCTCGGGGTCCCGCTGGCCGCCTGGGCCGGGATCATGATCGGCGACATCTGGCTGCGCCGGCGCGACTACGACGAGGAGGCGCTGTTCGACCCGCGTGGCCGGTACGGCGCGTGGGACTGGACCTCGATCGGGCTCACCGTCGTCGCCTCGGTCCTGGGCTGGGGCCTGGTCGTCAACACCTTCGCCAAGGACGCCTCGTGGAACAACTGGCAGGGCTACCTGCTGGGGCCGCTCGGCCTCGGCGGGCGTGACGGCGCCTGGGCGTACGCGAACCTCGGCGTGCTGCTGGCCCTCGTCATCGGTCTCGTCGGCACCCTGGCCCTGCGGCGCGGCACCGTCCGCCGCCAGGAGGGCCGCGCGTGA